In Xyrauchen texanus isolate HMW12.3.18 chromosome 35, RBS_HiC_50CHRs, whole genome shotgun sequence, one DNA window encodes the following:
- the LOC127628887 gene encoding uncharacterized protein LOC127628887 has translation MQSTNMSKPVFHSPQMLSLDQKCTKCLLETFVKRSLSLNDGGKKHQLKQRKKLKEQEQGSQARRASSDSSAHRLSVEWLVKTTECTECTIADPAFQRKSRKTPSRSKSFFRGFLNLFTRKKFDLKLKGKSVLETDSGQSTIEQRPNESVGSSSVHSEMVRKKKSLKRISFSNQNVVSVDSTNAYFERVSEELESIVKAIQFSPKEDSDLLPSSACLGDDSSPAGDDTTKRIISLLKQHGDIIDQKIKRNSSVQVFLQRLSYSSFQQLADGYIAQIPSPLPKSTDASPELVRLAFTLDFTAKVAGLCGQTVGRIMGFGNQYLQDSFTQMCAAHTQVCADLEGQNTSDPD, from the exons ATGCAGAGTACAAACATGTCCAAGCCAGTTTTTCATAGTCCTCAAATGCTCTCGTTGGATCAGAAATGCaccaaatgtctgttagagacgTTCGTCAAGCGCAGCCTCAGCCTGAATGATGGAGGCAAGAAACATCAACTGAAACAACGCAAAAAACTCAAAGAGCAGGAGCAAGGAAGCCAAGCCAGACGGGCATCTAGTGACAGCTCTGCTCACCGATTGTCCGTCGAATGGCTTGTAAAGACCACTGAGTGCACGGAATGCACAATAGCAGACCCTGCTTTCCAGAGAAAGAGCCGGAAAACACCAAGCAGAAGCAAATCGTTCTTTAGGGGCTTTCTCAACCTCTTCACTAGGAAGAAGTTTGACCTGAAGTTGAAAGGGAAGAGTGTTTTAGAAACAGACTCTGGACAGTCTACAATAGAACAGAGGCCTAATGAGTCGGTTGGAagctcatctgtccacagtgagatggttaggaaaaaaaaatctctgaAGAGGATCTCGTTCAGCAATCAAAATG TTGTGAGTGTGGACTCTACTAATGCATACTTTGAGAGAGTGTCAGAGGAGCTAGAGTCGATTGTGAAGGCGATTCAGTTCAGTCCAAAAGAAGATTCTGATCTACTGCCCTCTTCTGCTTGTCTAGGAGATGACAGCAGCCCTGCAG GTGATGACACTACTAAGAGAATTATCAGCTTACTGAAGCAGCATGGAGATATTATTGATCAAAAG ATCAAAAGGAACAGTAGTGTTCAAGTGTTCCTCCAGAGGCTGTCTTACAGCTCCTTCCAGCAGCTGGCAGATGGCTACATAGCCCAGATCCCCAGTCCTCTTCCCAAGAGCACAGACGCTTCTCCGGAACTGGTCAGACTTGCCTTCACCCTGGACTTTACGGCCAAAGTGGCTGGATTGTGCGGCCAGACAGTCGGTCGAATCATGGGATTTGGTAATCAATACCTGCAGGACTCCTTCACACAAATGTGCGCTGCCCACACACAG GTCTGTGCAGATTTGGAAGGACAGAACACCAGTGATCCTGACTGA